Below is a window of Methanofollis sp. DNA.
CATGCCAAGGAGGTGGACGAGGATCTGGACGCCGTCGTCGATGGTATAGGTGACATTGACCTTTGCATCATGGTTATCGAGGTGGATCTCGACGCTCTGAACCGTGAGATAGCTGTACCTGCTATCGTCCGCCGCCGCAACAGGCACGACGATGAGAAGGAGCAGGAGAAGCATCGCAAGGCCGTGCGCCAGGAATTTCATACTTAGGATCTTGAAACGAGATCATATATGCTTTCTGGTCGGGGAAAAAAGAGTATAATTTCCGTCATTTTGGATTTTGCGAGAGAATAATCTCGATACTGGACACATTCGTCTTGCCCGTGTCCGTATCGATCATCTCTGTCGAGGTGAGGATCTCCTTTTTGGTTACGCCTTCCAGGAACCGGTTGATCGCTATCTCGGCGGTGTCGACAGCCCGGGAGATCGCCTTCCCCCGCGCCTTGATGGCCACTTCATCCGCGCCATTGTTGAACTGGGTCACAACTGCAAGTACATAGTTCATGACCGGTTTGTTTCCGACGAATACTGTGTTGTCCTTTAACATAGTCCACCTCTGTTCGTGGTCTATCAGAGATACTTCTCCTTATAGATTAACTCAGCGTTTAGTACCGATGCCCCGGCAGCCCCACGAATGGTGTTGTGGCCCAGAGCAGCAAAACGGAGGCCTTCCCTGAGCCTTCCCACCGAAACAGTCATGCCATTGCCGCGGTTGCGGTCAAGTCTCACCTGCGGGCGGTCGGGCTGATCGAGATACTCGATCGACCGTGCCGGCTGGGTCGGGAGACCGGAGAACGGTGCCCTGTATTCCTGGTATGCCTTCCTGACCTCGTCAAGCGGACGGTCGACATCCACCCAGACCGAGAGGGTGTGGCCGTCGATGACAGGCACACGGTTGCAGCAGGCACTCACCGAGAAGGTGGCCGGCTCCACTTCGGAACCGTTGAAGGTGCCCATGATCTTCCTCGGTTCACTGGCCATCTTCTCCTCCTCCCCCTTGATATAGGGGATGACGTTATCGTAGATCGCCATGCCGGCCACGCCCTCGAAACCTGCGCCAGAGATCGCCTGCATCGTCGCCACGAAGACCTTTGAAAAGTTGAACTGCCGCAGAGGTTCGAGGGCGAGGGTGAGCATGATCGTCGAGCAGTTCGGGTTGGTCACGATAAAGCCGTCCCGTCCATGATCGTGCTGGAGATCGATCATACCCAGATGGTCGGGGTTCACTTCGGCGATGACCAGCGGGACGTCAGGATCCATCCGGTGCGAACTGGCGTTGGAACAGACGCCGACACCGGCCGCCGCAACATCCTCTTCGATACCCTTCGCGATATCGGCCGGCAGGGCTGAAAAAACGATATCACAGTCG
It encodes the following:
- the albA gene encoding DNA-binding protein Alba is translated as MLKDNTVFVGNKPVMNYVLAVVTQFNNGADEVAIKARGKAISRAVDTAEIAINRFLEGVTKKEILTSTEMIDTDTGKTNVSSIEIILSQNPK
- the asd gene encoding aspartate-semialdehyde dehydrogenase — encoded protein: MINVGVLGATGAVGQRFVQLLSDHPWFNLQTLTASERSAGKRYGDAVNWRLDVPFPDSAADVIVSPTTAEAVRDCDIVFSALPADIAKGIEEDVAAAGVGVCSNASSHRMDPDVPLVIAEVNPDHLGMIDLQHDHGRDGFIVTNPNCSTIMLTLALEPLRQFNFSKVFVATMQAISGAGFEGVAGMAIYDNVIPYIKGEEEKMASEPRKIMGTFNGSEVEPATFSVSACCNRVPVIDGHTLSVWVDVDRPLDEVRKAYQEYRAPFSGLPTQPARSIEYLDQPDRPQVRLDRNRGNGMTVSVGRLREGLRFAALGHNTIRGAAGASVLNAELIYKEKYL